The following coding sequences lie in one Flavobacterium sediminis genomic window:
- the thiE gene encoding thiamine phosphate synthase, with the protein MKEQSTFPYKLYLIISQADCSDRNFLTVAEQAILGGVDIIQLREKNDETDIFVRKAFQLKEITDKYQIPLIINDNFEVAKKVEATGIHVGNTDIAPVEVKKQWCNIKQIGYSIESIDQLENEQTVVADYLGISPVFKTSTKTDTITEWGLEGIRTIRKLTDKPLVAIGNLHRHNVKSVINAGADCIAVVSAICGATDPQKAAYELKNEILK; encoded by the coding sequence ATGAAAGAACAATCCACATTCCCATATAAACTCTATTTAATTATTTCCCAAGCGGATTGTAGCGACCGAAATTTTCTTACTGTTGCAGAACAGGCTATTTTGGGCGGTGTAGATATCATCCAACTAAGGGAAAAGAATGATGAAACGGATATATTTGTTCGCAAGGCATTCCAACTAAAAGAAATCACCGATAAATATCAAATTCCTCTTATTATCAATGATAATTTTGAAGTCGCAAAAAAAGTAGAAGCTACCGGCATACACGTAGGAAATACAGATATTGCCCCTGTTGAGGTTAAAAAACAATGGTGTAACATCAAACAAATAGGTTATTCCATAGAATCTATTGATCAATTGGAAAATGAACAAACGGTCGTTGCTGATTATTTGGGTATTAGTCCCGTTTTTAAAACATCGACGAAAACCGATACCATTACTGAATGGGGACTTGAGGGAATCAGAACGATAAGAAAGCTTACAGATAAACCTTTGGTTGCCATAGGCAATCTCCATCGACATAATGTAAAATCTGTAATAAATGCCGGAGCAGATTGTATTGCAGTGGTTTCTGCGATATGTGGTGCAACCGACCCTCAAAAAGCAGCATATGAATTAAAAAATGAAATTTTAAAATGA
- a CDS encoding SMODS domain-containing nucleotidyltransferase, whose product MSFNKADYLGSVLETHKMKHIDSLFDKFKEKRKEIKEELEGKYEEKIYASFNSGSYAKHTAINSKFDLDLVVPFKRNSFSTIEEMFNDVYDFLYEEYKNEAYVRKQKVSIGVEFYRDTDGDIIQIDVVPGRELSKDAYPEDYYLNININTYDGTYTQTNINAQIENIKGKQDARQIIRLLKIWKYQKSKDFKSFFMELIVIKAFENKIVSGNLWEKLKTVLEYIKDEITKENFTLKDPGNSSNDIAKTLDSYQKNSLKNDFQNILDSVELNEENLKNYFKENEKFKETEDKSKNSYRVNNSSSAIIPPSNQFG is encoded by the coding sequence ATGAGTTTTAACAAAGCTGATTATTTAGGAAGTGTTTTAGAAACGCACAAAATGAAACATATCGATTCATTATTCGATAAGTTTAAAGAAAAAAGAAAAGAGATTAAAGAAGAACTTGAAGGAAAGTATGAAGAGAAGATTTATGCATCTTTTAATTCAGGTTCTTACGCAAAACACACAGCAATTAATTCTAAATTTGATTTAGATTTAGTTGTTCCTTTCAAAAGGAATTCTTTTTCAACAATTGAAGAAATGTTTAATGATGTTTATGATTTTTTGTATGAAGAATATAAAAATGAAGCATATGTTAGAAAGCAAAAAGTGTCTATTGGTGTTGAATTTTATCGTGATACAGATGGAGATATAATTCAGATTGATGTTGTTCCAGGAAGAGAATTGAGTAAAGATGCATATCCTGAAGATTATTATTTAAATATTAATATTAACACTTATGATGGTACTTATACACAAACAAATATAAATGCTCAAATTGAAAACATTAAAGGAAAACAAGATGCTAGGCAAATTATTCGTTTATTGAAGATTTGGAAATATCAAAAGAGTAAAGATTTCAAATCTTTTTTCATGGAATTAATTGTTATTAAAGCTTTTGAAAATAAAATTGTTTCTGGAAATCTTTGGGAAAAACTTAAAACTGTCTTAGAATATATTAAAGATGAAATTACTAAAGAAAATTTCACTTTAAAAGATCCTGGTAATTCAAGTAATGATATTGCCAAAACTCTTGATAGTTATCAAAAAAACTCTTTGAAAAATGATTTCCAAAATATTCTTGATAGTGTTGAATTGAATGAAGAAAATTTAAAAAATTATTTTAAAGAAAACGAAAAGTTTAAGGAAACAGAAGATAAATCAAAGAATTCATATAGAGTAAATAATTCTTCAAGTGCAATAATTCCACCTAGTAATCAATTTGGATAA
- the scpA gene encoding methylmalonyl-CoA mutase has translation MRKDIQHIQLIKSEKAEVVSSSGVENFTTAEGIEIKPTYSEEDVQSLEHIGFVAGFAPNLRGPYATMYVRRPWTIRQYAGFSTAEESNAFYRRNLAAGQKGLSVAFDLATHRGYDSDHERVVGDVGKAGVAIDSVEDMKILFDQIPLGEMSVSMTMNGAVLPIMAFYIVAAEEQGVKPELLSGTIQNDILKEFMVRNTYIYPPTPSMKIIADIFEYTSKFMPKFNSISISGYHMQEAGATADIELAYTLADGLEYVRTGLAAGMKVDDFAPRLSFFWAIGMNHFMEIAKMRAGRMLWAKLLKQFDPKSEKSLALRTHCQTSGWSLTEQDPFNNVARTAIEAAAAAFGGTQSLHTNALDEAIALPTDFSARIARNTQIYLQEETKICKTVDPWAGSYYIESLTAEIAEKAWALIQEVEELGGMTKAIEAGIPKLRIEEAAARKQARIDSGQDIIVGVNKYRLEKEDPLHILEVDNQVVRKQQIERLEQIKATRDNAKVAKCLAKLTECAKTGSGNLLDLAVDAARNRATLGEISDALETVFGRYKAQIRSFSGVYSKEIKNDESFEKAKQLADEFAAKEGRRPRIMIAKMGQDGHDRGAKVVATGYADVGFDVDIGPLFQTPAEAAKQAVENDVHVLGVSSLAAGHKTLVPQVIEELKKYGREDIMVIVGGVIPAQDYQYLFDTGAVAVFGPGTKISDAAITILDILMED, from the coding sequence ATGAGAAAAGACATACAACATATACAATTAATCAAAAGTGAAAAGGCAGAAGTTGTCAGTTCGAGCGGAGTCGAGAACTTCACAACTGCCGAAGGAATTGAAATAAAACCGACTTATTCTGAAGAAGATGTTCAAAGTTTAGAACACATTGGTTTTGTCGCAGGTTTTGCACCCAATCTTCGTGGTCCCTACGCTACCATGTACGTTCGCCGCCCGTGGACCATTCGTCAATACGCCGGATTTTCAACTGCCGAAGAAAGTAATGCTTTTTACAGAAGAAACTTAGCTGCCGGACAAAAAGGACTTTCCGTTGCTTTTGACTTAGCTACACACCGCGGTTACGATTCTGACCACGAGCGCGTAGTAGGGGATGTCGGTAAAGCAGGAGTAGCTATCGATTCTGTGGAAGATATGAAAATACTTTTTGACCAAATTCCTTTGGGAGAAATGTCGGTTTCCATGACCATGAACGGTGCCGTATTACCGATCATGGCTTTCTACATTGTAGCAGCGGAAGAACAAGGTGTAAAACCGGAATTACTTTCCGGAACGATTCAAAACGATATTTTAAAGGAGTTCATGGTGCGAAATACCTATATTTATCCACCTACTCCCTCCATGAAAATTATTGCCGATATTTTTGAATACACAAGCAAATTCATGCCCAAATTCAACTCGATCTCTATTTCTGGTTACCACATGCAAGAAGCCGGTGCTACAGCCGATATTGAATTGGCCTACACTTTAGCTGACGGTTTAGAATATGTAAGAACCGGATTAGCTGCCGGAATGAAAGTAGACGACTTTGCTCCTCGCCTTTCGTTTTTCTGGGCTATCGGCATGAACCATTTTATGGAAATTGCCAAAATGCGCGCCGGTCGTATGCTTTGGGCTAAATTATTAAAACAATTTGATCCGAAAAGTGAAAAATCTTTAGCCTTGCGTACACACTGCCAAACTTCAGGATGGAGTTTAACTGAGCAGGATCCGTTTAACAACGTGGCTCGTACGGCTATTGAAGCTGCTGCTGCTGCTTTTGGCGGAACACAATCATTACACACCAATGCGCTGGACGAAGCGATTGCTTTACCAACAGACTTCTCAGCTCGTATTGCCCGAAATACTCAGATTTATTTACAGGAAGAAACCAAAATTTGCAAAACGGTTGATCCTTGGGCCGGAAGCTATTACATTGAAAGCCTGACCGCTGAAATTGCTGAAAAAGCCTGGGCTTTAATTCAGGAAGTAGAAGAATTAGGCGGGATGACCAAAGCAATCGAAGCCGGGATCCCGAAATTACGCATTGAAGAAGCTGCTGCCCGTAAACAAGCTCGTATAGACAGCGGACAAGATATCATTGTGGGGGTAAACAAATACCGTTTAGAAAAAGAAGATCCTTTACATATTTTAGAAGTAGACAACCAGGTTGTTCGTAAACAACAAATTGAGCGTTTAGAACAAATTAAAGCGACTCGTGACAATGCAAAAGTAGCCAAATGTTTAGCCAAATTAACCGAATGTGCCAAAACAGGAAGCGGAAACTTATTAGACTTAGCAGTAGATGCAGCACGTAACAGAGCCACTTTAGGTGAAATTAGTGACGCATTAGAAACTGTTTTCGGAAGATACAAAGCACAAATCAGAAGTTTTAGCGGCGTGTATAGTAAAGAGATTAAAAACGATGAAAGCTTTGAAAAAGCAAAACAATTAGCAGATGAATTTGCTGCTAAAGAAGGTCGAAGACCTCGTATTATGATTGCCAAAATGGGACAGGACGGACACGACCGTGGCGCTAAAGTAGTGGCTACAGGTTATGCCGATGTCGGTTTTGACGTAGACATCGGACCATTGTTCCAAACACCGGCCGAGGCTGCTAAACAAGCTGTAGAAAACGACGTTCACGTTTTAGGCGTTTCTTCTCTGGCAGCGGGACACAAAACGTTAGTTCCGCAAGTAATTGAAGAATTGAAAAAATACGGACGTGAAGATATTATGGTAATTGTTGGTGGTGTCATTCCGGCACAGGATTATCAATATTTATTTGATACCGGTGCAGTAGCCGTTTTTGGTCCCGGAACAAAAATCAGCGATGCGGCCATTACTATTTTAGATATTTTAATGGAGGATTAA
- a CDS encoding methylmalonyl-CoA mutase subunit beta, which translates to MESEKLFNEFNAVSSKEWKQKIQFELKGADYNETLVWESPEGIKVKPFYHVDEFENNVTVSTDVADFKILQKIFVHDVNKANEKAKDTLNRGAESIRFSIENENISLEDLFSDLPNETILYYFYLPFLSNDFVTKIESFSKQNKYQITLLIDSIGELAKEGNWFENLENDFAKLNQIATKNSLPFLNINAVTYQNAGANIVQQIAYTLAHVNEYFNRIENINTPITIEIAVGSNYFFEIAKLRALRMLFNILAKEYNHTSDCQIIATPTKRNKTLYDYNVNLLRTTTECMSAILGGANAVSNLAYDALYHKDNEFGDRISRNQLLVLKNESYFDKVNNPADGAYYIETLTEQLAEKALALFKDIEANGGFITQLIEGTIQRKIAESAQKEQELFENGKEILLGTNKYPNKNDQMKNDLELYPFVKQNPRKTLVTPIIEKRLAEKMEQERLSQE; encoded by the coding sequence ATGGAAAGTGAAAAATTGTTTAACGAATTTAATGCCGTTTCTTCTAAAGAATGGAAGCAAAAAATTCAGTTTGAACTTAAAGGTGCCGACTACAACGAAACCCTCGTTTGGGAAAGTCCGGAAGGTATTAAAGTAAAACCGTTTTACCACGTTGACGAATTTGAAAATAACGTAACGGTTTCCACAGATGTAGCCGATTTTAAAATTCTGCAAAAAATCTTTGTTCACGATGTAAACAAAGCCAATGAAAAGGCCAAAGATACTTTGAACCGCGGAGCAGAAAGCATCCGTTTTTCAATTGAGAACGAAAATATCTCTTTAGAAGACTTATTTTCTGACCTGCCTAACGAAACTATTCTTTACTATTTTTATTTGCCTTTTCTCTCAAACGATTTCGTAACTAAAATCGAATCGTTCAGCAAGCAAAATAAATACCAGATCACACTTTTAATTGATAGCATCGGAGAACTGGCTAAAGAAGGAAACTGGTTTGAAAATCTGGAAAATGATTTTGCGAAATTAAATCAAATAGCCACAAAAAACAGCCTCCCTTTTTTAAACATTAATGCGGTAACGTATCAAAATGCCGGAGCCAATATTGTTCAGCAAATTGCGTACACTTTAGCTCATGTTAATGAATATTTTAACCGTATCGAAAATATCAATACCCCAATTACCATCGAAATTGCTGTAGGCTCTAATTACTTCTTTGAAATTGCAAAATTGAGAGCTTTGCGCATGTTGTTCAATATATTAGCTAAGGAATACAATCATACTTCTGATTGTCAAATCATTGCCACACCTACTAAACGAAACAAAACGTTATACGATTACAACGTTAATTTACTTCGTACTACAACCGAATGTATGTCAGCTATCTTAGGCGGAGCCAATGCTGTTAGTAATTTAGCCTACGATGCTCTTTACCACAAAGACAATGAATTTGGCGACAGAATTTCAAGAAACCAACTTTTAGTTCTAAAGAACGAAAGTTATTTTGACAAAGTGAACAATCCGGCTGACGGCGCCTACTATATTGAAACATTAACGGAACAATTAGCCGAAAAAGCTTTGGCTTTATTCAAAGATATTGAAGCAAACGGCGGTTTCATCACACAATTAATAGAAGGAACTATTCAGCGTAAAATTGCTGAAAGCGCTCAGAAAGAACAAGAATTATTTGAAAACGGAAAAGAAATTTTATTGGGAACCAATAAATATCCAAATAAGAATGACCAAATGAAAAACGATTTGGAACTATATCCGTTTGTAAAACAAAATCCGAGAAAAACATTGGTTACGCCAATCATTGAAAAACGATTGGCAGAAAAAATGGAACAAGAACGTTTATCTCAAGAATAA
- a CDS encoding Mov34/MPN/PAD-1 family protein yields the protein MIKSNSKIGLEIEYNHNLLNELYKIALIHYPNEIGGYLLGKYSEDKKTAIIVKHISALEYSNSPVSFKHVVNEETKSLFFKIFEEEGIHYIGEWHTHPNSNSSYSQTDFNALKKIAQGDIETPVLLIIGFDKKGIIDYSFNVFFNKKIYKYE from the coding sequence ATGATAAAATCTAATAGTAAAATTGGGTTAGAGATAGAATATAACCACAATCTTTTAAATGAATTATATAAAATTGCATTAATTCATTATCCTAATGAAATTGGAGGTTACTTATTAGGTAAATATTCTGAGGATAAAAAGACTGCAATAATTGTAAAACATATTTCAGCACTTGAGTATTCAAATTCACCGGTTTCATTTAAACATGTCGTTAATGAAGAAACTAAGAGTTTGTTTTTTAAAATATTTGAAGAAGAAGGTATACATTATATAGGTGAATGGCACACACATCCAAATTCAAATTCAAGTTACAGTCAAACAGATTTCAACGCTTTAAAAAAAATAGCCCAAGGAGATATTGAAACCCCAGTTTTGTTAATTATTGGTTTTGATAAGAAAGGGATAATAGATTATAGTTTTAATGTTTTTTTTAATAAAAAAATATATAAATATGAGTGA
- the thiM gene encoding hydroxyethylthiazole kinase, with product MEKTLWEYIQSVKDQSPLIHNITNYVVMNNTANALLAVGASPVMAHAKSEIKDMASIASAVLINIGTLDEYWSEAMLIAAKAAHTLNKPWVLDPVGAGATPYRNEILQKLLQYRPTVIRGNASEILALAKSNSSVTKGVDSIALSNEAVQAALDLVNDYGSIVCISGATDIILNDSGQIYFIKNGHPMMTKVTGLGCTASALTAAFIAVTENKTEATTAAMALLGIAGELAEKQSSGPGSLQMNLLDKLYAVTETEFSGYLKVAME from the coding sequence ATGGAAAAAACACTTTGGGAATACATTCAATCAGTAAAAGATCAATCTCCGTTAATACACAATATTACCAACTATGTGGTGATGAACAATACGGCCAATGCTTTACTTGCGGTTGGTGCTTCTCCTGTAATGGCTCATGCAAAATCTGAAATTAAAGATATGGCAAGTATTGCCAGTGCTGTATTAATTAACATTGGTACGCTGGATGAATATTGGTCTGAAGCGATGTTGATAGCAGCGAAAGCAGCCCATACTTTAAACAAGCCTTGGGTGCTCGACCCTGTAGGCGCCGGAGCAACACCTTATAGAAATGAAATCCTCCAAAAACTATTACAATACCGCCCTACGGTAATTAGGGGGAATGCGTCTGAAATATTAGCTCTTGCCAAATCGAACTCATCTGTCACGAAAGGAGTAGATAGTATTGCTTTAAGTAATGAAGCTGTTCAGGCAGCTCTTGATTTAGTAAATGATTATGGATCAATTGTTTGTATTTCAGGAGCAACAGATATTATTTTGAATGACAGTGGGCAAATCTACTTTATTAAGAATGGTCACCCTATGATGACCAAAGTGACAGGACTGGGATGTACCGCTTCAGCTTTAACAGCTGCTTTTATTGCTGTGACAGAAAACAAAACAGAAGCAACCACCGCGGCTATGGCTTTACTGGGTATAGCGGGTGAACTCGCCGAAAAACAGTCTTCCGGACCGGGAAGTCTGCAAATGAATCTATTGGATAAATTATATGCTGTAACAGAAACCGAATTTAGCGGATACCTTAAAGTTGCAATGGAATGA
- a CDS encoding DUF6602 domain-containing protein produces MSENEKINMKSLFIGLQKSMIADLESIRENTPHEPTKGDGSENIWLEFFEKYLPKRYSVTKATIIDFEGNRSDAIDLVIYDKQYTPFILNRKGVIYLPVESVYAVFEAKQDINKANLEYAADKVKSVRVLNRTTAPVVDRGEIKNAPKLFNILGGFLSLENSWADSIEESEPFSKCFATLRDEREMNIGCVLNDKSFVYDSTRKITFSSTNETLIFFFLKLLLELQKLGTVRPIDLNKYIDQLDSQ; encoded by the coding sequence ATGAGTGAAAACGAAAAAATAAATATGAAAAGTCTTTTTATTGGTCTACAGAAATCTATGATTGCTGATTTAGAATCGATAAGAGAAAATACTCCTCACGAACCCACCAAAGGTGATGGGAGCGAAAATATATGGTTAGAATTTTTTGAAAAATACTTACCGAAAAGGTATTCTGTTACAAAAGCCACAATTATAGATTTCGAAGGGAATAGAAGTGATGCAATTGATTTAGTAATTTATGATAAACAATATACTCCTTTTATTTTAAATAGGAAAGGAGTGATTTATTTGCCAGTTGAAAGTGTTTATGCAGTATTTGAAGCAAAACAAGACATAAATAAAGCGAATTTAGAATATGCAGCAGATAAAGTTAAAAGTGTTAGAGTTTTAAATAGAACCACTGCTCCTGTGGTTGATAGAGGAGAGATTAAAAATGCTCCAAAGTTGTTTAATATACTAGGCGGTTTTCTCTCATTGGAAAATTCTTGGGCAGATTCAATAGAAGAATCTGAACCATTTAGTAAATGTTTTGCGACATTAAGAGATGAAAGAGAAATGAATATTGGTTGTGTCTTGAATGATAAATCATTTGTTTATGATAGTACAAGAAAAATTACTTTTAGTAGTACAAATGAAACTTTAATATTTTTTTTCCTAAAGCTTTTATTAGAATTACAAAAATTAGGAACGGTAAGACCAATTGATTTAAACAAATATATAGATCAATTAGACTCTCAATAA
- the udk gene encoding uridine kinase: MLIIGIAGGTGSGKTTVVHQIMNELPSTEVGIISQDSYYKETHHLSYEERTKINFDHPRAIDFDLLVQHLKELKAGKTIEQPVYSFVTHDRTDDSIVTHPRKVMIVEGILILTNPELRDMFDIKVYVHADSDERLIRRLKRDIAERGRDMEEVLNRYQTTLKPMHEQFIEPTKAFADIIIPNDKYNTVAIDVVRAVIKQRIH; the protein is encoded by the coding sequence ATGTTAATTATTGGTATTGCCGGCGGAACCGGTAGTGGAAAAACTACTGTAGTTCACCAAATTATGAATGAATTACCGTCCACTGAAGTTGGAATTATTTCTCAGGATTCTTATTATAAAGAAACACACCACCTCTCTTATGAAGAGCGTACAAAAATTAATTTTGACCATCCGAGAGCAATTGATTTCGATTTATTAGTTCAACACTTAAAAGAGTTAAAAGCCGGAAAAACCATTGAACAGCCCGTGTATTCATTTGTAACACACGATCGTACAGATGATAGCATTGTAACACATCCCAGAAAAGTGATGATCGTTGAAGGCATCCTGATCTTAACCAACCCTGAATTGCGTGATATGTTCGATATCAAAGTATACGTTCATGCCGATTCAGACGAAAGACTGATCAGACGCCTAAAAAGAGATATTGCCGAAAGAGGAAGAGATATGGAAGAAGTTTTAAACCGCTACCAAACCACATTAAAACCAATGCACGAACAGTTCATTGAGCCCACTAAGGCTTTTGCCGATATCATTATTCCTAACGACAAATACAATACGGTTGCCATAGACGTTGTAAGAGCCGTAATCAAACAAAGAATCCATTAA
- a CDS encoding phytanoyl-CoA dioxygenase family protein, whose amino-acid sequence MNPISASFRNRILQGESTATTSWAQEMEYLYKNGIGLDEALHYLYFDKPSAEDFEKWIHKKAAMLITVDEQDEMVLSESDLRFFETNGYLVLKNAIAKEDCLSAQQIIWEFLGMQPDNPDSWYATHPMQKGLMVNFFDHPILEKNRSSARIKKAYEQLYQSEKIYKTIDKISFNPPLRPNYSFKGSSLHWDVSLRQPIPFRLQGLIYLSDCGPMDGAFHCVPGFQHKIGDWLTQIPETKHPRDYAVETLQPIAITGEAGDMVIWDQSLPHCATPNYGKKPRMVQYVTYFGENYKEPTEWI is encoded by the coding sequence ATGAATCCTATATCAGCCTCATTCCGAAATCGTATTTTACAAGGAGAATCTACAGCCACAACAAGTTGGGCCCAGGAAATGGAGTATTTGTATAAGAATGGAATAGGATTAGATGAAGCTTTACACTATCTATATTTTGATAAGCCCTCTGCCGAGGATTTTGAAAAATGGATACATAAAAAAGCAGCCATGCTTATTACTGTCGATGAACAGGATGAAATGGTTTTGAGTGAAAGTGATTTGCGATTTTTTGAGACCAATGGCTATCTGGTGTTAAAGAACGCTATTGCTAAAGAAGATTGTTTATCCGCCCAACAAATTATTTGGGAATTTTTAGGAATGCAACCCGATAATCCGGATTCCTGGTATGCAACCCATCCTATGCAAAAAGGTTTGATGGTTAATTTTTTTGATCATCCGATATTGGAAAAAAACAGATCATCAGCGCGCATTAAAAAAGCGTACGAACAATTGTATCAATCTGAAAAAATATATAAAACCATTGATAAAATAAGTTTCAATCCGCCTTTAAGACCAAATTATTCTTTCAAAGGAAGTAGTCTGCATTGGGATGTTAGCCTCCGGCAACCCATACCGTTTCGATTACAAGGATTAATTTATCTTTCTGATTGTGGTCCGATGGATGGTGCTTTCCATTGTGTGCCGGGTTTTCAACACAAAATAGGGGATTGGCTAACACAGATTCCTGAAACGAAACATCCGAGAGATTATGCCGTAGAAACTTTACAACCCATTGCTATTACCGGTGAAGCAGGGGATATGGTAATCTGGGACCAATCTTTACCGCATTGTGCAACACCGAATTATGGCAAAAAACCTCGAATGGTACAATATGTAACTTATTTTGGAGAAAATTATAAAGAACCTACGGAGTGGATTTAA
- a CDS encoding ThiF family adenylyltransferase — translation MDNRLRIIDETFKKDIYNLIVREGFEVVDSFIIGKIELISDVKSNVLFDVRVEAIYPLKLGNSESISFTNVDLKKYSHINPDGSVCFHSLSSPDLEYKLDNDIKALLEWFHEYYELEMDDKHFEYPFYSKLNEKNVFLFCDSDFTPKKDDFGFFYYTKGYSTEKNNYLIQGLKNQNDFSKIRFLWSNYYGNFKNSLKGIYLILEKAPVYHRNFSFNKWTDFKTLFSASFLKFINDSKKKLEKKDLIEGKFFVLLLGYPIYDNKINYEIILIDYYNLPVYKGDLVDSDIIWAKAVDSSYDIFFGRGKLHNSLTESKILVLGVGAIGSNLAESLVRGGCKNVSLFDHDIKEIGNICRAKYNFFSGESFKVDELALLLTSISPFVEIKKYRNVILPLLTDELKKNYLEVFDRYDYIFNCTASNDVNIIIDDLPIKSQLLTLSISNNANDLVCIIGNGNVYQTNSKIYNEINQDLNDLFNPQGCWNPTFKASFHNINALLNFALSNIDYKLKKGLELKTFMLDVNERENYTIKLKD, via the coding sequence ATGGATAATAGGTTAAGGATTATTGATGAAACTTTTAAAAAAGATATCTATAACCTCATAGTCAGAGAAGGCTTTGAGGTCGTAGATAGTTTTATCATCGGGAAAATAGAGTTAATTTCAGATGTTAAATCAAATGTTTTATTTGATGTAAGAGTTGAAGCTATTTACCCTTTGAAATTAGGAAATTCAGAGTCTATTTCCTTTACAAATGTTGATTTAAAAAAATATTCACATATAAATCCAGATGGTTCAGTTTGTTTTCATTCACTATCTTCTCCAGATTTAGAATATAAATTAGATAATGATATAAAAGCACTTTTGGAATGGTTTCATGAGTATTATGAATTAGAAATGGATGATAAGCATTTTGAATATCCATTTTATAGTAAGCTAAATGAAAAGAATGTTTTTTTGTTTTGTGATTCAGATTTTACACCCAAAAAAGATGATTTTGGATTTTTTTATTATACAAAGGGCTATTCAACTGAAAAAAATAATTATTTAATTCAAGGTTTAAAGAATCAAAATGATTTTTCAAAAATTAGATTTTTGTGGTCTAATTACTATGGTAACTTTAAAAATTCTTTAAAAGGAATTTATCTTATTCTAGAAAAGGCGCCTGTCTATCATAGGAATTTTTCTTTCAATAAATGGACTGATTTTAAAACTTTATTTAGTGCTAGTTTTTTAAAATTTATAAATGATTCAAAGAAGAAGTTAGAAAAGAAAGATTTAATTGAAGGAAAGTTTTTTGTATTGTTATTAGGGTATCCTATTTATGATAATAAAATTAATTATGAAATAATATTAATTGATTACTATAATTTACCAGTTTATAAAGGTGACTTAGTTGATAGCGATATTATCTGGGCTAAAGCTGTTGATAGTTCATATGATATTTTCTTTGGTCGTGGAAAACTGCATAATAGTTTGACAGAATCAAAAATTTTAGTTTTAGGTGTTGGCGCAATAGGGAGTAATTTGGCTGAATCACTTGTTAGAGGAGGATGTAAAAATGTAAGTCTATTTGATCATGATATAAAAGAAATAGGAAATATTTGTAGAGCTAAATACAATTTTTTTAGTGGTGAAAGCTTCAAAGTTGACGAGTTAGCACTTTTATTAACTAGTATTTCTCCTTTTGTAGAAATTAAAAAATACCGTAATGTTATTTTACCTCTATTAACTGATGAATTAAAAAAAAATTATTTAGAGGTTTTTGATAGATATGATTATATTTTCAATTGTACAGCTAGTAATGATGTAAATATAATTATTGATGATTTACCTATTAAAAGTCAATTATTAACCTTGTCTATTTCAAATAATGCAAATGATTTAGTTTGTATTATCGGAAATGGAAATGTTTATCAAACAAATTCTAAAATTTATAATGAGATTAATCAAGATTTAAATGACTTGTTTAATCCACAAGGTTGTTGGAATCCAACTTTTAAAGCTTCTTTTCATAATATTAATGCACTATTGAACTTTGCATTAAGTAATATTGATTACAAGTTAAAAAAGGGGTTAGAATTAAAAACTTTTATGCTTGATGTTAATGAGAGAGAGAATTATACAATCAAATTAAAAGATTAG
- a CDS encoding FtsB family cell division protein, with translation MKKLKNIVNHFPFLKYLGNRYVLASVLFILWILFLDNYSYLESRVLDKQIEELEDNISYYQKEITKDSIKIKKLKNADQIEKYAREKYYMKRANEDVYVIEYEDDTNPKDDTSDF, from the coding sequence TTGAAAAAACTAAAGAACATAGTCAACCATTTTCCTTTCCTTAAATACTTAGGAAACAGATATGTTTTGGCCTCCGTTCTGTTCATTCTTTGGATACTGTTTCTGGATAACTACTCTTACCTTGAAAGCCGTGTTTTAGACAAACAGATTGAGGAATTAGAGGATAACATCAGCTATTACCAAAAAGAAATTACAAAAGACAGCATCAAAATTAAAAAATTAAAAAATGCTGATCAGATAGAAAAATACGCTCGCGAAAAATATTATATGAAAAGAGCGAATGAAGATGTTTACGTCATAGAATATGAAGATGATACCAACCCTAAAGACGACACATCTGATTTTTAA